Proteins encoded in a region of the Methylosinus sp. PW1 genome:
- a CDS encoding recombinase family protein — translation MSKIGPDHLARSAIVYVRQSSAFQVAQNLESQRRQYGLAARARELGWSEVEVIDDDLGRSGAGGRRPGFEKLLAAICEGRVGAVLSLEASRLARNGRDWHTLLEFCGLVSALIIDEDGVYDAASPNDRLLLGMKGTMSEMELSVFRQRSVEAIKQKARRGELFLTVAVGYVKALGDRIEKDSDRRVQEAVALVFRKFAELQTIRQVLVWCRDEKISLPALGVGPSAERIVWRLPVYPTLHHMLTNPVYAGAYVFGRRTARVTIEDGRKRVVRSMQRDWRSWETLIRDHHDGYISWAEFERNQRLIADNANGKRFMSRGAVRCGEALLPGIFRCARCGKKLHVRYSGRQGAQSYRYECVGAFSHLAAARCITFGAMRVDRVVAKEVLDRLQPLGVEAALAAIEARGQQKSDKKHQLEMALQQARYEAARAQRQYDSADPENRLVAGELERRWNERLVAARDLEGELERFDQDKGPALTPEDRERLMSLGRDLRQAWESPGTTSETRKKILRTVISEIVVDVVGDKLQMIVHWQGGDHTNLTAKKNRAGHTRWTTDGDIVDLVRALARQIPDETIAALLNRSGKKTGHGNSWTRERVCSLRKQHGIAIYREGERAERGEVTLDEAAASLDISATTMRRLIMEGAIPATHVCKGAPWMIRRADIESDAIGRQAAARRSRRPPPDDRQHNLLDIPET, via the coding sequence ATGAGCAAGATCGGCCCTGATCATCTCGCGCGCAGCGCGATCGTTTACGTTCGGCAATCATCGGCCTTCCAGGTCGCACAGAACCTGGAGAGCCAGCGACGACAATACGGCCTTGCCGCTCGCGCACGCGAACTCGGTTGGTCCGAAGTGGAAGTGATCGACGATGATCTCGGCCGGTCCGGAGCCGGAGGCCGTCGTCCCGGCTTCGAAAAGCTCCTGGCCGCGATTTGCGAAGGTCGCGTCGGCGCCGTGCTCTCTCTGGAGGCGTCGCGACTTGCGCGCAATGGCCGAGACTGGCACACGCTCCTCGAGTTCTGCGGACTGGTCAGCGCATTGATAATCGACGAGGACGGCGTCTATGATGCGGCGTCGCCCAATGACCGCCTCCTGCTCGGCATGAAGGGTACGATGAGCGAGATGGAGCTGTCGGTCTTTCGGCAGCGCTCGGTCGAAGCGATCAAGCAGAAGGCGCGGCGCGGCGAGCTCTTTCTGACTGTGGCGGTCGGCTACGTAAAAGCCCTCGGCGACCGCATCGAAAAGGATTCCGACCGTCGTGTGCAGGAGGCTGTCGCCCTGGTCTTCCGCAAGTTCGCGGAGCTTCAAACGATCCGCCAAGTTTTGGTGTGGTGCCGGGACGAGAAAATCTCGTTGCCGGCTCTGGGTGTGGGACCATCCGCCGAAAGAATCGTCTGGCGGCTGCCGGTGTATCCAACGCTTCACCACATGCTGACCAACCCGGTCTACGCCGGCGCCTACGTGTTCGGCCGCCGAACCGCCCGCGTGACCATCGAGGATGGACGCAAGCGCGTCGTCAGAAGCATGCAACGCGACTGGCGGAGCTGGGAGACTTTGATCCGTGACCATCATGACGGTTATATTAGCTGGGCGGAGTTCGAAAGGAACCAACGACTGATCGCCGACAACGCCAATGGAAAGCGTTTCATGAGTCGAGGCGCCGTCCGGTGCGGCGAGGCGCTGCTACCTGGCATTTTCCGCTGCGCGCGATGCGGAAAGAAGCTTCATGTAAGGTATAGCGGCAGGCAAGGTGCGCAGAGCTATCGATACGAATGCGTGGGAGCCTTCAGTCACCTAGCCGCGGCGCGATGCATCACCTTCGGCGCCATGCGCGTCGATCGCGTCGTCGCAAAGGAAGTGCTGGATCGCCTGCAACCTCTTGGCGTCGAGGCGGCGCTCGCCGCGATCGAGGCGCGTGGCCAACAGAAGTCCGATAAAAAGCACCAGCTGGAGATGGCCTTGCAGCAGGCCCGTTATGAGGCCGCTCGCGCGCAGCGCCAGTATGATTCGGCCGATCCGGAAAATCGGCTGGTCGCCGGGGAGTTGGAGCGTAGATGGAACGAGCGTCTCGTCGCGGCGCGTGATCTGGAAGGCGAACTCGAACGGTTCGACCAAGACAAAGGGCCGGCTCTCACGCCGGAGGATCGCGAGCGACTCATGTCTCTTGGTCGAGATCTCCGGCAGGCGTGGGAAAGCCCGGGAACAACGTCGGAGACACGCAAAAAAATTCTTCGCACCGTCATTTCCGAGATCGTCGTCGATGTCGTCGGCGACAAATTGCAGATGATCGTCCACTGGCAGGGAGGCGACCACACCAATTTGACAGCAAAGAAAAACCGCGCCGGCCACACACGTTGGACGACTGACGGTGACATCGTCGATCTCGTGCGTGCCTTGGCGCGGCAGATTCCAGACGAGACAATCGCAGCTTTGCTGAACCGCTCTGGCAAAAAGACGGGGCATGGCAATAGTTGGACTCGGGAACGCGTCTGCTCGCTGCGCAAACAGCATGGAATCGCAATCTATCGTGAAGGCGAGCGCGCGGAGCGTGGCGAGGTCACGCTCGACGAGGCGGCTGCTTCGTTGGATATCAGCGCGACCACGATGCGCCGACTCATCATGGAAGGAGCTATTCCGGCGACCCATGTTTGCAAAGGCGCGCCGTGGATGATCCGTCGCGCGGACATCGAAAGTGACGCGATCGGCCGTCAGGCCGCAGCGCGCAGATCACGACGTCCGCCGCCTGATGACCGCCAGCATAATTTGCTCGATATTCCAGAGACATGA
- a CDS encoding IS66 family transposase — protein sequence MSRAAADLPEDPAELRRFAAALAAEVHAKTLLIEKLKMQLAVLRRARFGRSSEKLDRDIEQLELLIGDMEESDAERQARSEAAESGASSSTPKKKPSVRVPLPDHLPLETIVHDAPCVCPTCGGNKFGPVGADEREVLEYVASHFKRVLHVRPKMSCRACETIVQAPMPTLPIEKGRPGPALLAHVIVSKYCDHLPLHRQSGIYAREGVTIDRSVMAGWVGHMAALLEPLAQRIARHVRAGSAVHADDTTVPVLDPGRGRTKTGRLWTAVRDERPYGSTAPPAAFYLYSADRTSEHAHALLKGCRGHLHADGYTGFGGLYEADPKTGAPAPLKEVACWAHARRKIYDVHVETKSPAAAEALDIIARLFAIEAGVKGRPPAERVAARRERASPILDELRAFLDATLAKISGKSDFAKAIRYATSRWTALTRYVDDGRIEMTNNAAERAIRPLTLGRKNYLFAGSDDGASYCSPHHVSGISSKLCWRSSGGGRRDLRAAA from the coding sequence ATGTCGCGCGCCGCTGCCGATTTGCCCGAAGACCCCGCCGAACTGCGGCGCTTTGCGGCGGCGCTCGCCGCGGAAGTCCACGCCAAAACGCTGCTGATCGAGAAGCTGAAAATGCAGCTTGCCGTTTTGCGGCGCGCGCGCTTCGGGCGTTCATCGGAAAAGCTCGACCGCGACATCGAACAGCTCGAATTGCTGATCGGCGACATGGAGGAGAGCGACGCCGAGCGGCAGGCGCGAAGCGAAGCGGCCGAGAGCGGCGCTTCGTCATCGACGCCGAAGAAGAAGCCGTCCGTTCGCGTTCCTCTGCCCGATCATCTCCCGCTCGAGACGATCGTCCACGACGCGCCCTGCGTCTGCCCGACCTGCGGCGGGAACAAATTCGGACCGGTAGGCGCCGATGAGCGCGAGGTGCTGGAATACGTCGCCTCGCACTTCAAGCGCGTCTTGCATGTGCGGCCGAAGATGAGCTGCCGCGCCTGCGAGACGATCGTTCAGGCGCCCATGCCGACGCTGCCGATCGAGAAAGGACGGCCGGGGCCGGCGCTGCTCGCTCATGTGATCGTCTCCAAATACTGCGATCATCTTCCTCTGCATCGCCAGTCCGGCATTTACGCGCGCGAGGGCGTGACGATCGACCGCTCGGTCATGGCCGGCTGGGTCGGCCATATGGCGGCGCTGCTGGAGCCGTTGGCCCAGCGCATCGCGCGTCACGTGCGCGCCGGCTCCGCCGTCCACGCGGACGATACGACGGTTCCCGTGCTCGATCCGGGGCGCGGCAGGACAAAGACCGGCCGATTGTGGACCGCGGTGCGCGATGAAAGGCCCTATGGGTCGACGGCGCCGCCGGCCGCCTTCTACCTCTACTCGGCGGACCGCACGTCCGAGCACGCTCATGCCTTGCTGAAGGGCTGTCGCGGCCATCTCCATGCCGACGGCTATACGGGCTTCGGCGGCCTTTACGAAGCCGATCCGAAAACCGGCGCGCCGGCGCCGCTGAAGGAGGTCGCCTGCTGGGCGCATGCGAGGCGCAAAATTTACGACGTGCACGTCGAAACGAAATCGCCGGCCGCGGCCGAGGCGCTCGACATCATCGCGCGGCTCTTCGCCATCGAGGCCGGCGTCAAAGGCAGACCGCCGGCCGAGCGCGTCGCCGCGCGCCGCGAGCGGGCGAGTCCCATTCTGGATGAGCTACGCGCGTTCCTCGACGCGACGCTGGCCAAAATCAGCGGCAAGAGCGACTTCGCAAAGGCCATCCGCTACGCGACCTCCCGCTGGACGGCCTTGACCCGCTACGTCGACGACGGGCGTATCGAAATGACGAACAATGCCGCCGAACGCGCCATCAGACCCCTTACATTGGGCAGAAAAAACTATCTCTTCGCCGGTTCCGACGATGGCGCGTCATACTGCTCACCTCATCATGTCTCTGGAATATCGAGCAAATTATGCTGGCGGTCATCAGGCGGCGGACGTCGTGATCTGCGCGCTGCGGCCTGA
- the tnpB gene encoding transposase, giving the protein MGRLHSLVSYKRLEKGKFVWPPIVEGALQLTAAQLALLIEGIDWRRTVAPEAPERPVFL; this is encoded by the coding sequence TTGGGGCGGCTGCATTCTCTGGTGAGTTACAAGCGGCTGGAGAAGGGAAAGTTCGTCTGGCCGCCGATCGTCGAGGGCGCGTTGCAATTGACGGCGGCGCAGCTGGCCTTGCTGATCGAAGGGATCGACTGGCGGCGGACGGTTGCGCCGGAAGCGCCGGAACGCCCAGTTTTTCTATAG
- a CDS encoding DUF5372 family protein, translated as MTHPFHPLFAQQLPCVGRRYNRYGERLLLQDRNGAVWSLPPGWTDVASPDPDVVMGHGQSLLRVSDFLELADLVSRLSGKSVRRPRSGM; from the coding sequence GTGACGCATCCGTTTCATCCTCTGTTTGCTCAGCAACTGCCGTGCGTCGGCAGGCGCTACAACCGATATGGCGAACGGCTTTTGCTGCAAGATCGCAACGGCGCCGTTTGGTCGCTCCCCCCGGGATGGACTGATGTTGCGAGCCCCGACCCGGACGTCGTCATGGGTCATGGGCAATCGCTTTTGCGGGTTTCCGATTTCCTGGAGCTTGCCGATCTGGTTAGCCGCCTCAGTGGCAAATCAGTGAGGCGGCCGCGAAGCGGTATGTAA
- a CDS encoding helix-turn-helix domain-containing protein, with product MPDSKRSKRDALIEEGTFNPTPDKVRDPKFRGGEFFDPHDAVQVKYEMLRRVSVDKLSITEAADEYGVSRPTYYQAKANFDTAGIAGLVQAKPGPRGPHKLDDDIMVFLKARLVPGEPVRARELARLVRNELNVELHPRTIERALKKTGR from the coding sequence ATGCCCGACAGCAAGCGATCGAAGAGGGACGCCCTCATCGAGGAGGGCACATTCAATCCCACCCCGGACAAGGTGCGCGATCCGAAGTTCCGCGGCGGCGAGTTCTTCGATCCGCACGACGCCGTGCAGGTCAAATACGAGATGCTGCGCCGCGTCTCCGTCGACAAGTTGTCGATCACGGAGGCTGCCGACGAATACGGCGTCTCCAGGCCGACCTACTATCAGGCCAAGGCGAACTTCGACACCGCCGGGATTGCCGGCCTGGTCCAGGCCAAGCCAGGCCCCCGCGGTCCCCACAAGCTCGACGACGACATCATGGTCTTCCTGAAGGCGCGACTGGTTCCTGGCGAACCTGTTCGCGCCCGGGAACTCGCCAGGCTGGTCCGCAACGAACTCAATGTCGAGCTTCATCCGAGAACGATCGAGCGGGCGTTAAAAAAAACGGGCCGGTGA
- a CDS encoding recombinase family protein codes for MNAQIKVQRHHLERGAYLYIRQSSMRQVVENAESAKRQYALRGRAVALGWRDEQIIVIDNDQGESGASAAWREGFQRLVSDVGLGRAGIVMGLEVSRLARNNADWQRLLEICALADTLILDEDGVYDPASFNDRLLLGLKGTMSEAELHVIKARLRGGILNKAKRGEFRCPLPTGLVYDLSGNVALDPDLQVRETIAHFFETFSRVGSASQTVKTFRKEGLLFPSRLHNSETVFRPLTASTAMRVLTNPRYAGAYTYGRRQFRRTIEGKKTVRARDDDDWLARIPGAHPGYISWERHQENLKVLKANGHGYDAARTSIPREGPALLQGRAICGRCGGHFRVRYAARRGRQEAWYVCDRPHNYRGEPSCQSIAGPPVDQAVGMLIADEMTPLAVELALEVRREIQARHEEADRLRCRAIERAQTEADLAQRRFMLVDPNNRLVADTLEGEWNDKLRILANAREERQRAHEHDQFVLDDAIRKRLIAMTVDFKKLWADPDTPNRERKRLLAHVIEDVTLVKLQAEGTTKVHVRFKGGKIQTLTTSSPKSSAQQIKTQPGIVELVDKLLDDHVYSEIAELLNQQGYRPGEAARRGRHDARFTPKRVAYLVHEYKLRPRYDRLRERGMLTKKEAAARLNIHETTLTSWVKHGLVTGHSYNGHFCLYEIPDKDVPQKQCSRWNRLVDRAAARAQNTSAA; via the coding sequence ATGAACGCACAGATCAAAGTTCAGCGTCACCATCTCGAACGCGGCGCTTACCTCTACATCCGCCAGTCGTCGATGCGGCAAGTCGTCGAGAACGCCGAGAGCGCCAAGCGGCAATATGCGCTGCGCGGACGCGCTGTCGCCCTGGGTTGGCGCGACGAGCAGATCATCGTCATCGACAACGATCAGGGCGAGTCCGGCGCATCGGCGGCTTGGCGCGAGGGATTCCAGCGACTGGTCAGCGATGTCGGCCTGGGACGCGCCGGAATCGTGATGGGCCTGGAAGTCTCCCGTCTGGCGCGCAACAACGCCGATTGGCAGCGCCTGCTGGAGATCTGCGCCCTTGCCGACACCCTGATCCTCGACGAGGATGGCGTCTACGATCCGGCTAGCTTCAACGACAGGCTTTTGTTGGGTTTGAAGGGTACGATGAGCGAAGCCGAACTCCATGTCATCAAGGCGAGGCTGCGCGGCGGTATCCTCAACAAGGCGAAGCGTGGCGAGTTCCGCTGCCCGCTGCCGACCGGGCTGGTCTATGACCTCTCCGGCAACGTGGCGCTGGATCCGGACCTCCAGGTCAGGGAGACAATCGCTCATTTCTTCGAGACCTTCTCGCGCGTCGGCTCCGCGTCCCAGACCGTCAAGACCTTTCGCAAGGAAGGTCTTCTATTCCCCTCGCGCCTGCACAACAGCGAGACGGTCTTTCGGCCACTGACGGCTTCCACGGCGATGCGCGTCCTAACCAATCCGCGCTACGCCGGCGCCTACACCTATGGCCGACGACAGTTCCGGCGCACGATCGAGGGCAAGAAAACCGTGCGCGCCAGAGACGATGACGATTGGCTGGCCCGCATTCCCGGCGCCCATCCCGGCTATATCAGTTGGGAGCGGCACCAGGAGAACTTGAAGGTTCTCAAGGCGAACGGCCATGGCTATGACGCGGCGCGAACGTCAATTCCGAGAGAAGGCCCGGCGCTGCTGCAAGGACGGGCCATCTGTGGTCGATGCGGCGGGCATTTTAGGGTCCGCTATGCCGCCCGGCGGGGCCGACAGGAGGCGTGGTATGTTTGCGATCGCCCCCACAACTATCGCGGCGAACCCTCGTGCCAGTCGATCGCCGGACCTCCCGTCGATCAAGCTGTCGGCATGCTGATTGCCGACGAGATGACGCCGTTGGCCGTCGAACTGGCGCTCGAAGTGCGCAGGGAGATTCAGGCGCGTCATGAGGAAGCCGACCGGTTGCGTTGCCGTGCGATCGAGCGCGCCCAAACCGAAGCCGATCTCGCTCAGCGCCGCTTCATGCTGGTCGACCCCAACAATCGCCTCGTCGCCGACACGCTCGAAGGCGAGTGGAACGACAAACTCCGCATATTGGCCAACGCCCGCGAGGAGCGCCAGCGCGCCCACGAGCACGATCAATTCGTTCTTGACGACGCCATCCGTAAGCGGCTCATCGCCATGACGGTGGACTTCAAGAAGCTTTGGGCTGATCCCGATACCCCAAACCGAGAACGCAAGCGGCTGCTCGCCCACGTCATCGAAGACGTCACCCTCGTCAAGCTACAGGCGGAAGGAACCACCAAGGTTCATGTTCGGTTCAAGGGCGGCAAAATCCAGACGCTCACGACCTCGAGCCCGAAATCGTCCGCCCAGCAGATCAAGACACAGCCCGGCATCGTCGAACTGGTCGACAAGCTGCTCGACGACCACGTCTATTCCGAGATCGCCGAACTCCTCAACCAGCAAGGATATCGCCCGGGCGAGGCTGCGCGCCGCGGGCGCCACGACGCCCGCTTCACCCCCAAACGGGTTGCCTATCTCGTTCACGAATACAAACTGCGTCCCCGTTACGATCGACTGAGAGAGCGGGGAATGCTGACCAAGAAGGAAGCCGCGGCGCGTCTGAATATCCACGAGACCACCCTCACGAGCTGGGTCAAACATGGCCTCGTCACCGGGCATTCCTACAACGGGCACTTTTGCCTCTACGAAATTCCCGACAAAGACGTACCGCAAAAACAATGCAGCCGATGGAACCGTCTCGTTGACCGAGCCGCTGCCCGCGCACAAAACACCAGCGCGGCATAA
- the tnpB gene encoding IS66 family insertion sequence element accessory protein TnpB (TnpB, as the term is used for proteins encoded by IS66 family insertion elements, is considered an accessory protein, since TnpC, encoded by a neighboring gene, is a DDE family transposase.) produces MLQFAPGMKVYLALKPVDMRRGFDGLAADVAQVLRNDPFSGAAFVFRSKRGDYVKILTWDGSGLCLFANDLHSYYTSSSFS; encoded by the coding sequence ATGCTTCAGTTCGCGCCCGGGATGAAGGTCTATCTGGCGCTGAAGCCCGTCGACATGCGGCGCGGCTTCGACGGACTCGCCGCCGACGTGGCGCAGGTTCTGCGCAACGATCCTTTTTCTGGCGCGGCATTCGTGTTCCGCAGCAAGCGCGGCGACTACGTGAAGATTTTGACCTGGGACGGGTCGGGCCTGTGTCTTTTCGCCAACGATCTGCATTCATACTACACCTCTTCCAGCTTCAGCTGA
- a CDS encoding transposase, whose product MSATKDGVKRRMWSLEERQRIVAEALAPGASVAAVARRHGLNANLIFKWVRRSREGWLDRRRAPPKETAAARMSPELAAQTFVPVELLELKPAPMRPALAPSSAPVARMAATPARGARKSVRRGAMEVSLPNGARLSLDADVDTEALRRVLSALGDL is encoded by the coding sequence ATGTCGGCGACGAAGGATGGCGTCAAGCGGCGCATGTGGAGCCTCGAGGAACGGCAGCGGATTGTCGCGGAGGCGTTGGCGCCTGGGGCGTCTGTCGCTGCGGTCGCGCGGCGACATGGATTGAACGCCAATCTGATTTTCAAATGGGTGCGGCGTTCGCGGGAAGGCTGGCTGGATCGCCGACGCGCGCCGCCGAAGGAGACGGCGGCGGCGAGAATGTCGCCGGAACTGGCCGCGCAGACCTTCGTTCCCGTCGAGTTGCTGGAGTTGAAACCAGCCCCGATGCGTCCTGCTCTGGCGCCGTCGTCGGCGCCGGTCGCGAGGATGGCCGCCACGCCGGCGCGGGGGGCGCGCAAGAGCGTGCGGCGCGGCGCTATGGAAGTCAGCCTGCCGAATGGCGCGCGCTTGTCGCTCGACGCGGATGTGGACACGGAAGCTCTGCGCCGCGTGTTGTCTGCGCTGGGCGATCTTTGA
- a CDS encoding VIT family protein has translation MSRLRWHRESHLVDRIGWLRAAVLGANDGIVSTASLIVGVAAAAATRDDVLIAGVAGLVAGAMSMAAGEYVSVSSQSDTERADIARECKELNENVASELDELAEVYVTRGVDRVIARQVAEQLMANDALAAHARDELGISEITTARPVQAALTSAATFSLGAALPLLMVVVAPVGVLVPIVSGASLAFLALLGAIGARAGGADVLRATVRVTFWGALAMALTAGIGKVFGTVV, from the coding sequence ATGAGCCGTCTTCGCTGGCACAGAGAGAGCCACCTCGTCGATCGCATCGGTTGGCTGAGAGCCGCAGTGCTCGGCGCCAACGACGGGATCGTTTCAACGGCGAGTTTGATCGTCGGCGTCGCCGCGGCGGCCGCGACGCGAGACGATGTCTTGATCGCAGGCGTCGCAGGTCTAGTGGCCGGAGCCATGTCCATGGCCGCCGGCGAATATGTGTCCGTCAGCTCGCAATCGGACACGGAGCGAGCCGATATCGCGCGCGAATGCAAGGAGCTCAACGAAAACGTCGCATCCGAACTCGATGAGCTTGCCGAAGTCTACGTCACGCGCGGCGTCGATCGCGTGATTGCGCGACAGGTAGCAGAGCAACTAATGGCGAACGACGCCTTGGCAGCCCACGCTCGCGACGAACTCGGAATTTCCGAGATTACCACCGCCAGGCCGGTGCAAGCCGCCCTGACGTCCGCGGCGACGTTTTCTCTGGGCGCCGCACTGCCTTTACTCATGGTCGTCGTAGCGCCTGTCGGCGTGCTCGTCCCCATCGTGTCCGGCGCGTCTTTGGCCTTTCTTGCGCTGCTGGGCGCGATCGGCGCGAGAGCGGGCGGAGCAGATGTTCTACGCGCCACGGTCCGAGTAACGTTCTGGGGCGCATTGGCGATGGCTCTCACCGCCGGGATCGGGAAGGTTTTCGGCACGGTCGTTTGA
- a CDS encoding cytochrome b — MTQSMQHRQRYGAMAQGLHWLSALAVAIAWGLGLLGGQFPKGSPRETAEFAHVVAGEVVVAMLVLRLIWRFIDPPPPASPSAMGRAADLAAKLGHLALYALLLAVPAVGVATLFASGDALSIFGVGDFPSPWVKDRAFEHSLEEIHEILAHSLIALSAVHAVAAVIHHRIYRDDTLKRMLPPAILR, encoded by the coding sequence ATGACGCAATCGATGCAACATCGACAACGCTACGGCGCTATGGCGCAGGGCCTACATTGGCTCTCGGCCCTGGCGGTCGCAATCGCCTGGGGGCTCGGCCTACTCGGTGGCCAATTTCCGAAGGGTTCGCCCCGCGAGACTGCCGAGTTCGCGCATGTCGTCGCCGGCGAGGTAGTCGTCGCAATGCTCGTATTGAGACTCATTTGGCGTTTCATCGACCCTCCACCGCCGGCGTCACCGAGCGCCATGGGCCGCGCAGCCGATCTCGCCGCGAAACTCGGCCATCTCGCGCTCTATGCACTACTGTTGGCCGTGCCGGCGGTTGGTGTTGCTACACTCTTCGCGAGCGGCGACGCGCTGTCGATTTTCGGAGTCGGCGATTTCCCCTCGCCGTGGGTCAAGGATCGAGCCTTCGAGCATTCGCTCGAAGAAATTCACGAGATTCTCGCGCACAGTCTCATCGCGCTGTCGGCAGTGCACGCCGTCGCAGCAGTCATCCATCATCGAATTTACCGAGACGATACGCTCAAACGGATGCTGCCGCCCGCTATTCTCCGCTAA
- a CDS encoding universal stress protein, which produces MYKKILVPIDVEEAEVTNRVIKEAVALAIDTKAQLRFVNVQTMASSIFIEFSPPDLEGKIQLVAEKRLGEILAGADYPQELISSIVRIGSIYDEALTEAAEWGADLIVVGSRRPTTSTYLLGSNAANIVRHAKCSVLVVRQ; this is translated from the coding sequence ATGTATAAGAAAATTCTCGTCCCTATCGATGTCGAAGAAGCCGAGGTAACGAATCGTGTGATCAAGGAAGCAGTCGCGTTGGCCATAGACACGAAGGCCCAATTGCGATTCGTCAATGTGCAAACCATGGCGTCGTCGATTTTCATCGAATTTTCTCCCCCAGATCTCGAGGGAAAAATTCAACTTGTCGCTGAAAAGCGGCTCGGTGAGATTTTGGCTGGAGCCGATTATCCGCAAGAGCTCATTTCGAGCATCGTCCGAATTGGCTCTATCTACGATGAGGCGCTGACTGAAGCTGCGGAATGGGGCGCAGATCTCATCGTCGTTGGTTCTCGACGGCCAACGACGTCAACGTATCTTCTCGGTTCTAATGCGGCTAACATTGTGAGGCACGCGAAATGCTCGGTGCTCGTGGTGCGGCAATAA
- a CDS encoding ATP-binding protein, with translation MSKPSPTFTRTTTRPGRSTRPKNRGAGLGLSISLDIVEAYGGQFRLETRSPHGFQVVITLPGSVAAAS, from the coding sequence ATTTCAAAACCATCGCCGACTTTCACGCGGACAACCACAAGGCCGGGGCGCTCGACTCGACCAAAAAACCGAGGCGCCGGGCTCGGGCTATCGATCTCGTTGGACATCGTCGAAGCCTATGGCGGACAATTTCGCTTGGAGACTCGCAGCCCTCACGGATTTCAGGTCGTGATCACCCTGCCGGGCAGCGTCGCGGCCGCGAGCTGA
- a CDS encoding cupredoxin domain-containing protein produces MKTSGKFVLASSIGAVTLAASTTFALAEQASLSISIKDHHFQPAEIHAPANTLITLVVRNLDSTPEEFESKTLRVEKLVAGNGTITMQIRPLAIGRYRFFGDYHEDTAEGYLVIE; encoded by the coding sequence ATGAAGACTTCGGGTAAGTTCGTTCTGGCGTCCTCGATCGGCGCCGTCACGCTCGCCGCCTCGACGACCTTTGCTCTCGCAGAGCAGGCGTCGTTGAGCATATCCATCAAAGATCACCACTTCCAGCCGGCCGAAATCCACGCCCCGGCCAATACGCTGATTACTCTTGTGGTGAGGAATCTCGATTCCACGCCGGAAGAATTCGAGAGCAAGACCCTGCGGGTCGAGAAGCTCGTCGCCGGCAATGGAACGATCACCATGCAGATCCGGCCGCTGGCCATCGGCCGTTACCGCTTCTTCGGCGACTATCACGAGGACACCGCGGAAGGCTATCTCGTTATCGAATAA